The following DNA comes from Chitinophaga nivalis.
TCTGCAGCCAGTAACAACACATCGGCATAACGCAAGATCGGGAAGCTGCTGCCGGCATCGTTGGTAGCTGCCGGCGCATCGAGGTATTTCTTTACGTAGTTGCCTCGTTGTACCGTAGTTGCGTTGGCATAAGAGGTCGTATCCAGTGAGGCTGCCAGACGCTTGTCGCCGGCTTCATAGGCTTTCACCAGATCTTTTGTAGGCCTGTTGTTATTACTACCGCCATAGCTGATGCCATTGAAATAAAAATTCACGGGTACCATATCAGAGAAGTAGGTATTGCCTTCCGAAGGACTTAATCCTTTTTTAAACCGTACCGCAAAAAGCGTTTCTGCATTCACCACATTGGCAGGCGTATACAGCGCGGCATATTCCGGTAACAGGGAAGCATTGTTCAATACTTTGTTCAGCACCGTTGTAGCAGCCGCCCATTTCTTTTCTGTTACCAGTACTTTTCCCAGCAGGCCATTGGCGGCCAGGGCGGTTGCACGCCCATAGTCGTTACCGTTAGTATAGGCAGCAGGCAGCAAGGTGGCCGCAGTTTGCAGATCCTGCTCTATGCGGGCATATACTTCCGTTACTTCATTGCGTTTGTCGTTGAGCGATTCACTGGTGGTTTCCGTTTTGATCACCAGGGGTACTTTCCCGTATAGTCTTACCAGGTCGAAATACACCAACGCTCTCAGGAAGAGCGCTTCTCCCTTGAATTGTTTTTTATCGTTGTCGGGTATCGCAGCCCCATCTACCTGATCCAACACGGCATTGGCCCGGGAGATCGTCACATAGGAGCCGGCGTATACATCCGTCAGGAAAGGATTGGTGGTGATTTCGGTAAAGAGATCTATCTGCGAAGCAATACCAGCATTGGCGCCCCGGTCAAATATATCTGTATTGTCGCTGCGGATCTCCATCAGGTAGTAACTGGATTTACCATAGGTACGGTTACTTTGTAAGCCGTCGTATATCGCATTCACTCCTTGCTGGAAATCAGCAGATGTTTTAAAGAAGGTGCTGGTG
Coding sequences within:
- a CDS encoding RagB/SusD family nutrient uptake outer membrane protein; the encoded protein is MKLSVTTTILTIAAALVSCSKSFIDLPPVSNQTTSTFFKTSADFQQGVNAIYDGLQSNRTYGKSSYYLMEIRSDNTDIFDRGANAGIASQIDLFTEITTNPFLTDVYAGSYVTISRANAVLDQVDGAAIPDNDKKQFKGEALFLRALVYFDLVRLYGKVPLVIKTETTSESLNDKRNEVTEVYARIEQDLQTAATLLPAAYTNGNDYGRATALAANGLLGKVLVTEKKWAAATTVLNKVLNNASLLPEYAALYTPANVVNAETLFAVRFKKGLSPSEGNTYFSDMVPVNFYFNGISYGGSNNNRPTKDLVKAYEAGDKRLAASLDTTSYANATTVQRGNYVKKYLDAPAATNDAGSSFPILRYADVLLLAAEALNEQGYSAGGPAFDYLNQVRRRADIGEKKAVDLPDQTSFRDAIFRERRVELAFENNRWFDLIRYQKGLTIMQAHLQQEYGLATPVLTTNRLLFAIPQSEIDIHNDPVNFPQNP